A region from the Tahibacter amnicola genome encodes:
- a CDS encoding efflux RND transporter permease subunit → MIERVIRWSIHNRLLVILATALLTIIGWQALRQTPVDALPDLSDVQVIVRTTWPGQAPQIVEDQITYPLSATLLSVPAARTVRGYSFFGESYVYVLFDDRTDLYWARSRVLEYLNQVQSRLPGGAVTALGPDATGVGWIYEYALRDTSGKHDLSELRAVQDWFLRYELKSVAGVAEVASVGGMVRQYQIIVDPDRLRARGLSHSRIIDAVQRANGEAGGSVLELAEAEYMVRASGYLRTLDDLRAIPLAADSRGVPVQLGDVARVQWGPAMRRGIAELNGEGEVAGGIIVMRSGENARQTIAAVKTRLAELRASLPPGIEIVETYDRSDLIDRAIDHLRGKLIEEFLVVALACALFLFHVRSAIVAIVALPLGVLAAFGIMRLQGINANIMSLGGIAIAIGAMVDAAVVMIENAHKRLEAWHHAHPGRTPAPAERWQLVADAASQVGPALFFSLLIITLSFVPVFALQAQEGRLFAPLAYTKTYAMAAAAAISITIVPVLMGYWIRGRIPEESANPVNRLLVAMYRPALQAVMAHPRLTVVSALVILAATLIPLQRLGSEFLPPLDEGDLLYMPTALPGLSAGKAAQVLQQTDRMIRSVPEVASVFGKIGKADTATDTAPMEMIETTVRLKPRAQWRPGMTPERVVAELDTAVQMPGLTNLWVQPIRNRLDMLATGIKSPIGIKVNGNDLAQIDQVAKAIEAAVKTVPGVHSVLAERLTGGRYVDIDIDRAAAARRGLNIADVQSVVRSLIGGEDIGESIDGRRRFPISLRYPREWRDSVQKLRELPIITDAGLWLTLADVARVSLADGPPMIRSENGRLTGWIYVDASGRDLAALVHALQRRIQETVTLPPGYSISWSGQFEYLERAAARLRVVVPAAIACIFLLLFLTFRRIDDALLILLSLPLALVGGLWLIFLLDHSVSVASVIGFIALAGVSAEFGVLMLLYLKQAWERRLAAGEPANAHTLDGAIYEGALQRVRPKAMTVTVILAGLMPILFGDGTGAQIMQRIAAPMVGGMVTAPVLSMLVTPVLFRWLRRRELARDSLHTQPHGREVDSTKPRTEDIGGE, encoded by the coding sequence ATGATCGAGCGAGTGATCCGCTGGTCGATTCACAACCGGCTGCTCGTCATCCTGGCAACGGCACTTCTGACCATCATCGGCTGGCAGGCACTTCGCCAGACCCCGGTCGACGCCCTGCCGGATCTGTCCGATGTCCAGGTGATCGTGCGGACTACCTGGCCCGGACAGGCACCGCAGATCGTCGAGGACCAGATCACCTATCCCTTGTCTGCCACGTTGCTGTCGGTGCCAGCGGCACGCACGGTGCGCGGCTATTCCTTTTTTGGCGAGTCCTACGTCTACGTGCTGTTTGACGACCGCACGGATCTCTACTGGGCACGCTCGCGCGTCCTTGAGTATCTCAACCAGGTGCAGTCACGCCTGCCCGGGGGCGCGGTCACCGCGCTGGGGCCGGACGCCACGGGCGTAGGCTGGATCTACGAATACGCCCTGCGCGACACCAGCGGAAAACACGATCTGTCGGAACTGCGCGCCGTGCAGGACTGGTTTCTCCGCTATGAGCTCAAGAGCGTGGCAGGTGTGGCCGAAGTCGCCAGCGTCGGCGGCATGGTGCGCCAGTACCAGATCATCGTGGACCCGGACCGGCTGCGCGCCCGCGGCCTCTCCCATTCGCGCATCATCGACGCCGTGCAACGCGCCAATGGCGAAGCCGGCGGCTCCGTGCTCGAGCTGGCGGAAGCCGAGTACATGGTCCGCGCCAGCGGCTACCTGCGAACGCTGGACGACCTGCGCGCCATCCCCCTGGCGGCCGACTCGCGCGGAGTACCGGTTCAGCTGGGCGATGTGGCGCGCGTCCAGTGGGGCCCGGCGATGCGGCGCGGGATCGCCGAACTCAACGGCGAAGGGGAAGTCGCCGGCGGCATCATCGTCATGCGGTCCGGCGAGAACGCGCGCCAGACCATCGCCGCGGTGAAGACGAGGCTTGCTGAGCTGCGTGCGTCGCTTCCGCCGGGGATCGAGATCGTGGAGACCTATGACCGGTCGGACCTGATTGACCGCGCCATCGACCATCTGCGCGGCAAGCTGATCGAGGAATTCCTCGTGGTGGCGCTGGCCTGCGCGCTGTTCCTGTTCCATGTCCGCTCGGCCATCGTTGCCATCGTCGCCCTGCCACTGGGCGTCCTTGCTGCCTTTGGCATCATGCGATTGCAGGGCATCAACGCCAACATCATGTCGCTGGGCGGGATTGCCATTGCCATCGGCGCCATGGTCGATGCCGCGGTCGTCATGATCGAGAACGCGCACAAGCGACTCGAAGCGTGGCACCACGCCCATCCGGGACGCACGCCCGCCCCCGCCGAACGCTGGCAGCTGGTGGCTGACGCGGCGAGCCAGGTCGGCCCGGCGCTCTTCTTCAGCCTGCTGATCATCACCCTCTCCTTCGTCCCGGTGTTCGCGCTGCAGGCCCAGGAAGGACGACTCTTCGCACCATTGGCCTACACCAAAACCTATGCGATGGCTGCGGCCGCAGCCATCTCCATCACGATCGTTCCGGTGCTCATGGGTTACTGGATCCGCGGCCGTATCCCCGAAGAATCCGCCAACCCGGTCAACCGCCTGCTCGTCGCGATGTATCGGCCGGCACTGCAGGCGGTGATGGCACACCCCCGGCTGACAGTGGTATCTGCGCTGGTGATCCTAGCCGCCACCCTCATACCGCTGCAGCGCCTGGGAAGCGAATTCCTGCCGCCGTTGGACGAAGGCGACCTTTTATATATGCCGACCGCCCTGCCGGGCCTGTCCGCCGGCAAGGCCGCACAGGTGCTGCAGCAGACCGATCGCATGATCCGGAGCGTGCCCGAGGTCGCCAGCGTGTTCGGCAAGATCGGCAAGGCCGATACCGCCACGGATACGGCGCCTATGGAGATGATCGAGACCACCGTGCGGCTCAAGCCACGTGCCCAGTGGCGTCCCGGCATGACACCCGAGCGCGTGGTCGCCGAGCTGGATACGGCAGTGCAGATGCCCGGCCTGACCAACCTCTGGGTGCAGCCGATCCGCAATCGCCTGGACATGCTGGCAACCGGCATCAAGAGCCCGATAGGCATCAAGGTCAACGGCAATGATCTGGCGCAGATCGACCAGGTCGCCAAGGCCATCGAGGCCGCGGTGAAAACGGTACCCGGCGTCCACTCGGTACTGGCCGAGCGCCTGACCGGTGGCCGCTACGTCGACATTGACATTGATCGCGCCGCCGCCGCACGCCGCGGCCTCAACATCGCCGACGTGCAGAGTGTCGTGCGGTCCCTGATCGGCGGCGAAGATATCGGCGAATCCATCGACGGCCGGCGCCGCTTCCCGATCTCCCTGCGCTACCCCCGTGAATGGCGCGATTCGGTGCAGAAGCTGCGCGAGCTGCCCATCATCACCGATGCCGGGCTGTGGCTGACTCTGGCCGATGTCGCGCGCGTGTCCCTGGCCGACGGGCCGCCCATGATCCGCAGCGAAAACGGACGTCTGACGGGCTGGATCTACGTCGACGCCAGCGGGCGCGACCTGGCCGCGCTCGTCCACGCGTTGCAGCGGCGCATCCAGGAAACCGTCACGCTGCCGCCGGGCTATTCGATCAGTTGGTCAGGCCAGTTCGAATACCTGGAACGGGCGGCGGCAAGACTGCGCGTCGTGGTTCCAGCCGCCATCGCCTGCATCTTCCTTTTGTTGTTTCTCACCTTCCGCCGTATCGACGACGCACTGCTCATCCTGCTCAGCCTGCCCCTGGCCCTTGTCGGCGGACTTTGGCTCATCTTCCTGCTCGACCACTCGGTATCGGTCGCCAGCGTCATCGGCTTCATTGCACTGGCAGGCGTCTCCGCCGAGTTCGGCGTACTGATGCTGCTTTACCTGAAACAGGCCTGGGAGCGGCGACTGGCGGCCGGCGAACCCGCCAACGCCCATACCCTCGATGGCGCCATCTACGAGGGTGCACTGCAACGCGTGCGTCCAAAGGCCATGACAGTGACCGTCATCCTGGCTGGCCTGATGCCAATTCTCTTCGGCGACGGCACCGGCGCGCAGATCATGCAACGGATCGCGGCGCCCATGGTGGGCGGGATGGTGACGGCACCCGTCTTGTCGATGCTCGTCACACCCGTGTTGTTCCGATGGTTGCGCCGGCGCGAGCTAGCACGCGATTCACTTCATACCCAACCGCATGGCCGCGAGGTCGACTCCACCAAGCCGCGCACCGAAGACATCGGCGGCGAATAA
- a CDS encoding TolC family protein translates to MRPPICTTASTSPLRGGWLTCLSATLLLLGCRTGLADAQPITFFQALESAAKDSAQLAAQESALAAAEATIGPAGQLPDPELILGIENLPVEGEDAFRPGADFMTMRRVGLMQALPARAKRDGRAALARATAEQESRRLAAARLALQEAVAHRFIAARVAQDRLELLLELRPRTRLQLDSATAALSAGGVSAADAVAARSAVALLEDRIDEAAQAVALARADLARWLPDIGEQALGPLPDIDSLPTPPERLLERITHHRELLAWQATESVAEAELSLARLDKRADWSVELAWSRRGSAFDDMVSVQLRVGLPLFAHQRQDPTIQARRHGVEKVQAERRDREQVHRAELQKAASTWQRTGQRLQRYTAELLPLADDRFDSALAAYRGGRADLRSALVAHEAAIELRLAYVDLRAQRATAWATLRFAEGGEH, encoded by the coding sequence ATGAGACCACCTATCTGTACCACTGCGTCCACCTCGCCGCTGCGAGGTGGCTGGCTGACCTGCCTGAGTGCCACGCTCCTGCTGCTGGGATGCCGCACGGGCCTGGCCGACGCGCAGCCCATCACCTTCTTCCAGGCGTTGGAGTCAGCTGCAAAAGACTCCGCCCAGCTCGCTGCACAGGAATCGGCGCTCGCCGCGGCCGAGGCCACCATCGGCCCGGCGGGCCAGTTGCCGGACCCGGAGTTGATTCTCGGGATCGAGAATCTCCCCGTGGAGGGCGAGGACGCGTTTCGCCCAGGGGCCGATTTCATGACGATGCGCCGCGTCGGCCTGATGCAGGCGTTACCCGCGCGCGCCAAGCGCGACGGCCGCGCGGCCCTTGCCCGGGCAACCGCCGAACAGGAGTCGCGGCGCCTGGCCGCCGCGAGGCTCGCCCTGCAGGAAGCGGTCGCGCATCGCTTCATTGCCGCCCGAGTGGCCCAGGACCGCCTCGAACTGCTGCTCGAACTCCGCCCGCGTACCCGGTTGCAGCTCGACAGCGCCACCGCTGCGTTGTCGGCCGGCGGCGTTTCCGCCGCCGATGCCGTCGCGGCCCGCAGCGCCGTCGCCCTGCTGGAAGACCGGATTGACGAGGCCGCTCAGGCCGTGGCGCTCGCGCGAGCGGACCTCGCCCGCTGGCTGCCCGATATCGGGGAACAAGCGCTTGGCCCGCTGCCGGACATCGACAGCCTGCCCACGCCGCCGGAACGGTTGCTTGAACGCATCACCCACCATCGGGAACTGCTGGCCTGGCAGGCGACGGAATCCGTCGCCGAGGCGGAGCTGTCGCTGGCCCGCCTCGACAAGCGTGCCGACTGGTCCGTGGAGCTGGCCTGGTCACGACGCGGATCCGCCTTCGACGACATGGTTTCCGTCCAGCTGCGCGTCGGGCTGCCCCTGTTTGCCCACCAGCGACAGGACCCGACTATCCAGGCGCGGCGTCATGGCGTGGAGAAAGTCCAGGCCGAGCGCCGCGACCGGGAGCAGGTTCATCGCGCCGAGCTTCAGAAAGCGGCCAGCACCTGGCAACGAACGGGTCAACGGCTGCAGCGCTACACCGCCGAACTGCTGCCGCTGGCGGACGACCGCTTCGACAGCGCGCTGGCGGCCTATCGCGGTGGCCGGGCAGACCTCCGCAGTGCCCTGGTCGCCCACGAGGCTGCGATCGAACTACGACTGGCCTATGTGGACCTCCGGGCGCAGCGCGCCACGGCCTGGGCCACGCTGCGCTTTGCCGAAGGCGGGGAGCACTGA
- a CDS encoding GspH/FimT family protein, whose amino-acid sequence MLGSDAIDRDIGVIVQTGAASRATGQARAAGFTLVELVIVVLVVTLLTALALPSYVNVTRANRATTQAAEFLTAINLARTEAITRGMRISLCPSADGATCAAGTDWSGGWLVFADRADVGILGSTDTVLRVWPALAGADALSGDIAVVSFTRDGAVTSDTDVQWTLRPQGCQQDQQRRIRLGPYGRSNVSKETCS is encoded by the coding sequence GTGCTAGGCTCCGACGCCATCGATAGGGATATCGGAGTCATCGTGCAGACGGGAGCGGCATCGCGCGCCACCGGGCAGGCCCGTGCGGCAGGGTTCACGCTGGTTGAGCTGGTCATCGTTGTTCTGGTCGTCACCCTGCTGACGGCCCTTGCGCTACCTTCCTACGTCAACGTGACGCGTGCCAATCGCGCAACGACACAAGCTGCCGAGTTCCTGACGGCGATCAACCTGGCACGCACCGAAGCCATCACGCGCGGCATGCGGATTTCGCTCTGCCCGAGCGCCGACGGTGCCACCTGCGCTGCAGGCACCGACTGGTCCGGCGGCTGGCTGGTATTCGCCGACCGCGCGGACGTCGGCATTCTTGGCAGTACCGACACCGTGCTTCGCGTGTGGCCCGCACTCGCCGGCGCCGACGCGCTGAGCGGCGACATCGCCGTAGTCAGTTTCACCCGCGACGGCGCCGTCACCTCCGATACCGATGTGCAATGGACGCTGCGTCCCCAGGGTTGCCAGCAGGACCAGCAGCGCCGCATTCGCCTTGGCCCGTACGGCCGATCCAACGTCAGCAAGGAGACGTGTTCGTGA
- a CDS encoding efflux RND transporter periplasmic adaptor subunit, whose product MSPRPWLLFAAGLLVGTLATAWWTSTRPSTPTTPPVPERKVLYWYDPMVPNQHFPQPGKSPFMDMALVPKYADEPAAPGSVAIDPRLVQNSGLRTGRATRASLRSPVYAPATIEADERLVSAVQARVPGIVETLHLRTPFSAVRAGQPLLTILAPEWTAAQEEYLALRRATAPGLDALQAAARRRLVLLGMDDVAIRQVERSGTAQTRHVVRSPRDGVLRELAVREGASVSPGAAMGQVAGLDTVWVQASVAETQIAHVTVGTRADITVPTWPGERRSGVVDTVLPLLDPATRTRTIRITLDNEGHRLVPGMTAQVHFAREGDVAVQVPSEAVIATGRRHVVIVRDDGGFRAQEVRIGEESGDRTAILEGIAENEEVVLSGQFLIDSEASLRGTLARLENPQAEVTPAFDATGIVEAIDGTQWTIATDSIDALDMPAMRMGFTAPPSAGIAPQPVGDRVQLRFRRNAEAWELVAVTPVSADTQDRRP is encoded by the coding sequence ATGTCACCCAGACCCTGGCTCCTGTTTGCCGCCGGCCTCCTGGTCGGCACGCTGGCAACGGCGTGGTGGACGTCGACGCGACCGTCCACCCCCACCACGCCTCCGGTGCCGGAACGCAAAGTGCTGTACTGGTACGACCCCATGGTGCCCAACCAGCATTTTCCGCAGCCGGGCAAATCGCCGTTCATGGATATGGCGCTGGTACCTAAATACGCCGACGAGCCGGCCGCACCGGGAAGCGTCGCCATCGATCCCCGCCTGGTGCAGAACAGCGGCCTACGCACCGGGCGCGCCACCCGGGCGTCCCTGCGCAGCCCCGTCTACGCGCCGGCAACCATCGAGGCGGACGAGCGCCTTGTCAGTGCGGTGCAGGCGCGAGTGCCGGGCATTGTCGAAACACTGCACCTGCGTACGCCATTCTCCGCCGTTCGCGCCGGCCAGCCGTTGCTGACCATCCTCGCACCCGAATGGACGGCCGCCCAGGAGGAATACCTGGCCCTGCGCCGCGCCACGGCCCCTGGGCTCGACGCGCTGCAGGCGGCAGCGCGCCGCCGCCTGGTGCTGCTGGGAATGGACGACGTCGCGATCCGGCAGGTCGAGCGTTCCGGTACGGCGCAGACCCGGCACGTCGTGCGGTCGCCGCGTGACGGCGTGCTGCGCGAACTGGCAGTGCGGGAAGGCGCCTCGGTGTCGCCCGGCGCCGCCATGGGCCAGGTCGCCGGACTCGATACGGTCTGGGTCCAGGCGTCCGTCGCCGAAACGCAGATCGCGCATGTCACGGTCGGCACCCGCGCGGACATCACCGTGCCCACATGGCCCGGCGAGCGCCGGTCGGGTGTCGTCGACACAGTACTACCGCTGCTGGATCCCGCAACGCGCACCCGAACGATCCGGATCACGCTGGACAACGAAGGACATCGCCTGGTCCCCGGCATGACCGCCCAGGTTCACTTCGCCCGGGAAGGCGACGTCGCCGTCCAGGTGCCCAGCGAGGCAGTCATAGCGACCGGACGACGCCACGTCGTGATCGTCCGCGACGATGGCGGTTTCCGGGCGCAGGAAGTGCGCATCGGTGAGGAAAGCGGCGATCGGACAGCCATCCTGGAGGGCATCGCCGAGAACGAAGAAGTGGTGCTCTCAGGCCAGTTCCTGATCGATTCGGAAGCCAGTCTCCGCGGCACGCTCGCGCGGCTGGAAAACCCCCAGGCGGAGGTCACGCCGGCGTTCGACGCCACCGGTATCGTCGAGGCCATCGATGGCACGCAGTGGACGATTGCGACCGACTCGATCGACGCCCTGGATATGCCGGCCATGCGCATGGGCTTCACCGCGCCACCCTCGGCCGGTATCGCGCCGCAGCCCGTCGGCGACCGCGTACAGCTTCGATTCCGGCGCAATGCGGAGGCCTGGGAGCTTGTCGCCGTCACCCCCGTCTCCGCCGACACACAGGACCGCCGCCCATGA